A stretch of Carboxydothermus pertinax DNA encodes these proteins:
- the yqeK gene encoding bis(5'-nucleosyl)-tetraphosphatase (symmetrical) YqeK → MKRFLQLLQENLSEDRLSHSLGVARTAFYLAKKHLPAKKEKAFLAGIAHDIAREWPAERMIAFLKDKGYDITPEDKLNTVVLHAPAGAYFIRDMLRIYDEEIFNAVSRHTLGAVGMTDLDMIIFLADLIEPGRNFAQRQNLLIVSFQDLKRGMLLALENTLEYLTKKNKTVDSRTTLVLNYFREEVAKKDSI, encoded by the coding sequence GTGAAAAGATTTCTACAGCTTTTACAGGAAAACCTTTCGGAAGATAGATTGAGTCATTCCTTAGGGGTAGCGCGTACCGCTTTTTATCTTGCTAAGAAACACCTTCCGGCCAAAAAAGAAAAAGCTTTTCTGGCGGGGATTGCCCATGATATAGCTCGGGAATGGCCGGCGGAAAGAATGATTGCTTTTTTAAAGGACAAAGGATACGACATAACCCCGGAAGATAAATTAAACACCGTAGTGCTTCACGCTCCTGCGGGAGCATATTTTATCCGGGATATGTTGAGGATTTACGATGAAGAGATTTTTAACGCAGTTTCCCGTCATACCCTGGGGGCAGTTGGCATGACCGATTTGGATATGATTATTTTTTTAGCGGATTTAATTGAACCGGGGCGAAACTTTGCCCAAAGGCAAAACCTTTTAATTGTCTCTTTTCAGGACCTAAAACGGGGGATGCTTTTAGCCCTGGAAAATACTTTAGAATATTTAACGAAAAAAAATAAAACGGTTGATTCCCGGACAACCTTGGTTTTAAACTATTTTCGGGAAGAAGTAGCAAAAAAAGATAGTATTTAG
- a CDS encoding aspartyl-phosphate phosphatase Spo0E family protein, translated as MKQIWAKIQKEREKLVELYEQKKDFRDAEVYSLSQALDELVVKYMKKQLQNPEDRLWPEPK; from the coding sequence ATGAAACAAATTTGGGCCAAAATCCAAAAAGAGCGAGAAAAGCTTGTGGAACTGTATGAGCAGAAAAAAGATTTTCGGGATGCGGAAGTGTACAGTTTAAGCCAGGCTTTAGATGAGCTGGTGGTTAAGTATATGAAAAAACAGCTGCAAAATCCGGAGGACAGGTTATGGCCGGAGCCAAAATAG
- a CDS encoding class I SAM-dependent methyltransferase has protein sequence MLKEILKEKIKKMPLTFRDFMELALYHPDYGYYIRKVSLGKAGDFYTAPILSKSFGYTLGKYIFNLNQTYGIPLTLLEFGAGTGKMAQDILGWFAAQGLFPEYHILEISAHLREVQRKNLERQQNQIRHLPEFPQNFSGIIIANEVVDAFPVHRVIYQKGIFQEIYVGVDDNGKFFTYPSRLSSPEIELYLKEANISPVEGQIFDVNLEAGKWLKEIYQKLNRGALIIFDYGYTTEELYHPARRQGTLTSFSRHRQQDPLENPGNQDITAHVDFGMLRKKAKTLGFKEELYLSQGEFLMQAGIMEFVKRDDLIQTLESYQETLKIKKLILPPMGEVFKVLVLLKN, from the coding sequence ATGCTTAAAGAAATTTTAAAAGAAAAAATAAAAAAGATGCCTCTTACTTTTCGTGATTTTATGGAACTTGCCTTATATCATCCGGACTACGGATATTATATCCGAAAAGTAAGCCTTGGAAAAGCTGGGGATTTTTATACTGCCCCAATTTTAAGTAAGAGCTTTGGTTATACTCTGGGAAAATACATCTTTAACCTCAACCAAACTTATGGCATACCCTTAACGCTGTTAGAATTTGGTGCTGGAACCGGGAAAATGGCTCAAGATATTTTAGGTTGGTTTGCTGCTCAAGGGCTTTTCCCGGAATATCACATTCTTGAAATAAGCGCTCATTTAAGAGAAGTCCAAAGAAAAAATCTTGAACGCCAGCAAAACCAGATAAGACATCTTCCGGAATTTCCCCAAAATTTTTCGGGAATAATCATTGCCAATGAAGTAGTAGACGCGTTTCCCGTCCACCGGGTAATTTACCAAAAGGGAATTTTTCAGGAAATTTACGTAGGGGTTGATGATAACGGTAAATTTTTTACCTACCCATCCCGGCTTTCTTCCCCCGAAATCGAGTTATACCTGAAAGAAGCCAACATATCCCCCGTTGAAGGACAGATTTTCGACGTAAACTTGGAGGCAGGTAAATGGCTGAAAGAAATTTACCAAAAACTTAACCGCGGAGCATTAATTATTTTCGACTACGGCTATACCACTGAAGAACTCTACCATCCTGCCCGTAGGCAAGGCACTTTAACTTCCTTTTCCCGCCACCGTCAGCAAGACCCGTTAGAAAATCCAGGCAACCAGGACATTACCGCTCACGTTGATTTTGGGATGCTCCGGAAAAAAGCTAAAACATTAGGTTTTAAAGAAGAGTTGTATTTAAGCCAGGGAGAATTTTTAATGCAAGCGGGAATTATGGAGTTTGTAAAACGGGATGACCTTATCCAGACCTTGGAAAGCTACCAGGAAACTTTAAAAATAAAAAAATTAATCCTCCCCCCAATGGGAGAGG
- the nadD gene encoding nicotinate-nucleotide adenylyltransferase encodes MAGAKIGIFGGSFNPVHLGHLVLAREVLWQAGLDKILFIPAKIPPHKKEGVISEQHRFQMLRLALKKYPEFSVSNIEFLRDKPSYTFDTVEELKLLYPHDELYFITGADGLLEITGWYRGEELLTMIPLIAVARPGVPGEVFLKQVEYLKNQYQARIMVAEMPAIGISSSLIRQRIRENLPYSHLIPVEVYEYIVANNLYR; translated from the coding sequence ATGGCCGGAGCCAAAATAGGAATTTTTGGGGGAAGCTTTAATCCGGTGCATCTTGGACACCTGGTACTGGCGCGGGAAGTTTTGTGGCAGGCGGGGTTAGATAAGATTCTGTTTATTCCGGCAAAAATCCCCCCCCATAAAAAAGAGGGAGTAATAAGTGAACAGCATCGCTTTCAAATGTTACGGTTGGCTTTAAAAAAATATCCGGAGTTTTCAGTGAGTAATATTGAATTTTTGCGGGACAAGCCTTCGTATACTTTTGATACCGTAGAGGAGTTAAAATTACTTTATCCCCATGATGAACTTTACTTCATTACCGGTGCCGATGGCCTTTTGGAAATTACCGGATGGTACAGAGGCGAAGAACTTTTGACGATGATCCCTTTAATTGCAGTAGCCCGTCCGGGTGTTCCCGGGGAAGTTTTTTTAAAGCAGGTAGAGTACCTTAAAAACCAATATCAGGCCCGGATCATGGTTGCGGAAATGCCGGCAATTGGCATTTCCAGTTCTTTAATCCGGCAGAGAATCAGGGAAAATCTTCCCTATTCCCATTTAATACCAGTAGAGGTATATGAGTATATTGTTGCAAATAATTTGTATCGTTAA
- a CDS encoding RNA recognition motif domain-containing protein, whose amino-acid sequence MTKTLYVGNLPWKIRSEQLQEIASEFGEVLGARVIIERDSGRSKGYGFIEVRDEDAEKFVAGLNGKKVEGRELVVSEARERNG is encoded by the coding sequence ATGACCAAAACATTGTATGTAGGGAATTTGCCCTGGAAAATCCGGTCAGAGCAGTTACAGGAAATTGCTTCGGAATTTGGGGAAGTGTTAGGAGCCCGGGTTATTATAGAAAGAGATAGCGGTCGTTCCAAAGGTTACGGCTTTATTGAAGTACGGGACGAAGATGCGGAAAAATTTGTGGCGGGATTAAATGGGAAGAAAGTTGAAGGACGGGAACTGGTAGTTAGCGAAGCCCGAGAGCGAAATGGCTAA